A genomic segment from Bradyrhizobium sp. ISRA430 encodes:
- a CDS encoding aspartate/glutamate racemase family protein translates to MTRRVRLGMLTPSSNTVLEPVTMAMLASLPGVSAHFSRFRVTEIALSEQALGQFDDSEILRAAELLAHAKVDVIAWNGTSASWLGFDRDERLCERIREATGIAACTSVLAFREIFERTGVRRVGLVTPYRSDVQSKIMANWQASGFHCSSERHAGLQDNFSFAEVTEQEVADLVRAVAREGCDAVAIVCTNMRGAGLAAPLERELGIPIYDSIATTLWKSLDVAGVPPARIEGWGRLFQDDRLTPRREAATASR, encoded by the coding sequence ATGACACGACGCGTTCGCCTGGGCATGCTGACACCATCGTCCAACACCGTGCTCGAGCCGGTGACGATGGCGATGTTGGCCAGCCTGCCAGGCGTCTCCGCGCATTTCTCGCGCTTCAGGGTCACGGAGATTGCGCTGTCCGAGCAGGCGCTCGGCCAGTTCGACGATAGCGAGATTCTCCGCGCGGCCGAGTTGCTCGCTCATGCCAAGGTTGACGTGATCGCCTGGAACGGCACCTCGGCAAGCTGGCTCGGCTTCGACCGCGACGAGCGCCTGTGCGAACGCATCCGCGAGGCGACCGGGATTGCCGCCTGCACCTCCGTGCTGGCGTTCCGCGAGATCTTCGAGCGGACGGGGGTTCGGCGCGTCGGTCTCGTCACGCCCTACCGCAGCGACGTCCAGTCGAAGATTATGGCGAACTGGCAGGCCTCCGGGTTTCACTGCAGCAGCGAGCGGCATGCCGGCTTGCAGGACAATTTCAGCTTCGCCGAGGTGACCGAGCAGGAGGTCGCCGATCTGGTGCGCGCGGTGGCGCGGGAAGGGTGCGACGCGGTCGCGATCGTCTGCACCAACATGCGCGGTGCCGGCCTCGCCGCGCCGCTGGAGCGGGAGCTCGGCATTCCCATCTATGATTCGATCGCGACGACGCTCTGGAAAAGCCTCGACGTCGCGGGCGTTCCGCCCGCGCGCATCGAGGGATGGGGCCGCCTGTTTCAGGACGATCGGCTGACGCCGCGGCGGGAGGCCGCGACGGCATCTCGCTGA
- a CDS encoding GntR family transcriptional regulator — MAERKKARTDGKRGRSTVVKRRLRLQRTGLHEDATARLRSLIVRGDLAPGEPLIEADLSEALGISRTPLREALKLLASEGLVQLRLNRSAIIAPIRQDEVEELFEAVSGIERVAAELAALRMTERDLEKLDHLQERMERLHHTGKLRDYFELNQQIHSFIVACSCNRALKATHDLLLGRVERARLFALSSQERWDESVEEHRALLAALKQRDADRAGRVLARHVVRTGVVVREILDSRRDGAEQPVDEAAAHNDRAAQREDHV, encoded by the coding sequence ATGGCGGAACGCAAGAAAGCAAGGACAGACGGCAAGCGCGGCCGCTCGACGGTCGTAAAGCGCCGTTTGCGGCTGCAGCGCACGGGCCTGCACGAGGATGCCACAGCGCGACTGCGCAGCCTGATCGTTCGCGGCGACCTTGCGCCCGGTGAACCCCTGATCGAGGCGGATCTCTCCGAGGCGCTCGGCATTTCCCGTACGCCCCTGCGCGAGGCGCTAAAACTCCTGGCGTCCGAAGGACTGGTCCAGCTTCGTCTCAATCGCAGCGCGATCATCGCGCCGATCCGCCAGGACGAGGTCGAGGAATTGTTCGAGGCTGTCAGCGGCATCGAGCGGGTTGCGGCCGAGCTGGCCGCGCTGCGCATGACCGAGCGCGATCTTGAAAAGCTCGATCATCTGCAGGAGAGGATGGAACGGCTGCACCACACCGGCAAGCTACGCGACTATTTCGAGCTGAATCAGCAGATCCACAGCTTCATCGTCGCCTGCTCGTGCAACCGGGCGCTGAAGGCCACCCACGATTTGCTGCTCGGCCGAGTCGAGCGCGCGCGCCTGTTCGCCCTGTCATCGCAGGAGCGATGGGATGAATCCGTGGAGGAGCATCGCGCGCTGCTTGCCGCATTGAAGCAGCGCGATGCTGATCGCGCCGGACGGGTGCTGGCACGGCACGTGGTCCGGACCGGCGTTGTGGTTCGGGAAATTCTCGACAGCCGGCGCGATGGCGCAGAGCAACCTGTCGACGAGGCGGCGGCGCACAACGATCGCGCCGCCCAACGAGAGGACCATGTATGA
- a CDS encoding aspartate/glutamate racemase family protein → MRILLLNPNTSMDVTDLLLSAGREAASARTEIVPLTAPRGVPYIATRAEAQIGGAIALEMLAEHSRNVDAAIIAAFGDPGLFAARELFDIPVVGMAEAAMLTACMLGRRFSIVTFARALGPWYQECVEMHGLRERCAGIRMLDGAFRSISNVQDEKEALLVELANRAVREDEADVIILAGAPLAGLAAKVKAKIPVPVVDQVAAAVKQAEALVALAPRKATAGTFRRPDPKPTVGLPDALGRHIEHRNGSEAGTSRKEKRP, encoded by the coding sequence ATGAGGATCCTGCTGCTCAACCCGAACACTAGCATGGACGTGACCGATCTCCTGCTGTCGGCTGGCCGGGAGGCGGCGTCAGCGAGAACGGAGATCGTTCCTCTCACTGCGCCCCGCGGCGTGCCCTATATCGCGACCCGCGCCGAGGCGCAGATCGGCGGGGCGATCGCGCTCGAAATGCTCGCAGAACACAGTCGCAATGTTGACGCGGCGATCATCGCCGCGTTCGGCGACCCCGGCCTGTTCGCAGCGCGCGAGCTGTTCGATATCCCTGTTGTCGGCATGGCGGAAGCTGCGATGCTCACTGCCTGCATGCTGGGCCGGCGCTTCTCGATCGTTACTTTCGCGCGCGCGCTCGGCCCCTGGTATCAGGAATGTGTCGAGATGCACGGGCTACGCGAGCGGTGCGCCGGCATTCGCATGCTCGACGGCGCATTCCGGTCGATCTCGAACGTGCAGGACGAAAAGGAGGCGTTGCTCGTCGAACTCGCCAACCGCGCCGTGCGCGAGGACGAGGCCGACGTGATCATCCTGGCCGGCGCACCGCTCGCCGGTCTCGCGGCCAAGGTCAAAGCGAAAATCCCGGTTCCGGTGGTCGATCAGGTTGCGGCGGCCGTCAAGCAGGCGGAAGCGCTCGTGGCGCTCGCGCCCAGGAAGGCGACCGCAGGAACGTTCCGCCGGCCCGATCCCAAGCCGACGGTCGGTCTGCCGGACGCGCTGGGTCGTCACATCGAACATCGCAACGGGAGCGAGGCGGGAACATCGCGCAAGGAGAAGCGGCCATGA
- the hydA gene encoding dihydropyrimidinase, with protein sequence MSGLDVIIRGGTIATASDTFQCDVGIRDGRVVVLGQELGPAGKVIDATGKLVLPGGIDSHVHFSQPSGPDIVMADDFESGTRSAAFGGNTTVLPFCLQEKGHSLREAVNRYHELADGNCYVDVSFHLIISDPTEQVLGQELPALIEDGYTSFKVFMTYEDLALSDREILEVMSVARETGALVMVHAENYDAIRFLTDRLERASKTAPYYHAVSRPIVVEREATHRAISLAELVDVPVMIVHVSNREAMEEIRRAQQKGLKVYGETCPQYLMLTADDLQGLNMEGAKYVCSPPPRDVASQGACWEGIQTGVFSVFSSDHCPFRYNDPQGKLAPKGRTSFRWVPNGIPGVATRLPILFSEGVAKGRIDINRFVALTSTNHAKTYGLYPRKGTIAVGADADIAIWDPDKRVVITHDLLRDGSDYTPYEGREVTGWPVITMVRGQVVVSDGELLGTRGHGSYLSRNKSSLTTSDSSRS encoded by the coding sequence ATGAGCGGGCTCGACGTTATCATCCGCGGGGGCACTATCGCCACCGCCTCCGACACGTTTCAGTGCGACGTCGGCATCCGCGATGGGCGCGTCGTGGTGTTGGGTCAGGAACTCGGTCCGGCAGGCAAGGTGATCGATGCAACCGGCAAGCTCGTCCTGCCCGGTGGCATCGACAGCCATGTCCATTTCTCCCAGCCCTCCGGCCCCGATATCGTCATGGCGGACGATTTCGAAAGCGGTACACGGTCCGCCGCGTTCGGCGGCAACACGACGGTGCTGCCGTTCTGCCTTCAGGAAAAGGGCCATTCGCTGCGCGAGGCAGTGAATCGGTACCATGAGTTGGCGGATGGCAATTGCTACGTCGACGTCTCGTTTCACCTGATCATTTCGGATCCGACCGAGCAGGTGCTCGGGCAGGAGCTGCCGGCTCTGATCGAGGACGGCTACACCTCCTTCAAGGTGTTCATGACCTATGAGGATCTGGCGTTGTCCGATCGCGAGATTCTCGAAGTGATGTCGGTGGCGCGCGAGACCGGCGCGCTGGTGATGGTGCATGCCGAGAATTACGACGCTATCCGCTTTCTGACGGATCGCCTGGAGCGCGCCTCGAAGACCGCGCCTTATTATCACGCGGTCTCGCGCCCGATCGTCGTAGAGCGCGAGGCGACGCACCGCGCGATCTCGCTCGCGGAACTGGTCGACGTGCCGGTCATGATCGTCCACGTGTCGAACCGCGAGGCGATGGAAGAGATCCGACGAGCCCAGCAGAAGGGCCTGAAGGTCTATGGGGAGACTTGTCCTCAATATCTCATGCTCACCGCGGACGACCTTCAGGGGCTCAACATGGAAGGCGCCAAATATGTCTGCTCGCCGCCGCCGCGCGACGTGGCCAGCCAGGGCGCTTGCTGGGAGGGCATCCAGACAGGTGTGTTCTCAGTGTTCTCGTCCGACCATTGTCCGTTCCGTTATAACGATCCGCAAGGCAAGCTCGCGCCGAAGGGCCGCACCAGCTTCCGCTGGGTGCCGAACGGCATTCCAGGCGTCGCTACGCGGCTGCCGATCCTGTTCTCGGAAGGAGTCGCGAAGGGCCGTATCGATATCAATCGCTTTGTTGCCCTAACATCCACGAACCACGCCAAAACCTATGGTCTCTACCCGCGGAAGGGTACGATCGCGGTGGGCGCGGACGCCGACATCGCCATCTGGGATCCGGATAAGCGCGTTGTGATCACCCACGACCTGCTTCGCGATGGCTCCGACTACACTCCCTATGAAGGGCGCGAAGTCACCGGCTGGCCCGTCATCACGATGGTAAGGGGGCAGGTCGTGGTCAGCGACGGCGAGCTTCTTGGCACGCGGGGCCATGGCTCGTATCTGTCGCGGAATAAATCCTCCCTGACGACCTCGGATAGTTCTCGCTCCTGA
- a CDS encoding DUF1080 domain-containing protein produces MPKTLRRSLQFALALVASGFVVSLGLPQAKAQEAGWITLFDGKDLEQWDHVGKSNWHLADGTVIADKMEDKEAGYLVSKKPYKDFVLRVEFWPSDDANSGIYFRCLDAKKITDRTCYEANIFDQRPDPSYGTGAITRYVEINPMPKAGGKWNTFEITAKGRDITVVLNGQKTAEMRNGMFDEGSIALQHGAGAIKFRKVEIKPL; encoded by the coding sequence ATGCCAAAGACGTTACGGCGTTCTTTGCAATTTGCTCTTGCACTCGTCGCCTCGGGTTTTGTCGTGAGTCTGGGGCTGCCGCAGGCTAAAGCTCAGGAAGCCGGGTGGATTACGCTGTTCGACGGCAAGGACCTCGAACAATGGGATCACGTCGGGAAGTCCAATTGGCATCTTGCGGACGGCACGGTGATTGCCGACAAGATGGAAGACAAAGAGGCCGGTTATCTCGTTAGCAAGAAGCCGTACAAGGACTTCGTGCTGCGCGTCGAATTCTGGCCGAGCGATGATGCAAACAGCGGCATTTACTTCCGCTGCCTCGATGCCAAGAAGATCACCGACCGTACCTGCTACGAAGCAAATATCTTCGACCAGCGGCCTGATCCGAGTTACGGCACTGGCGCGATCACACGCTACGTCGAGATCAATCCGATGCCGAAAGCCGGCGGCAAATGGAATACGTTCGAGATCACGGCGAAGGGGCGTGACATCACGGTCGTGCTCAACGGACAGAAAACGGCCGAAATGCGGAACGGAATGTTCGATGAAGGCTCGATCGCCCTGCAGCACGGCGCCGGAGCGATTAAATTCCGTAAGGTGGAGATCAAGCCTTTGTAA
- a CDS encoding carbonic anhydrase encodes MCHRCSESLQDTIVPSRRSAMLLAASALGLALGGAAFAKETKTPPKPQNVLSPDAALKRLMEGNARYVDGVSRRHDFRHEREALASGQNPFAAVLSCADSRIAPEYAFDTGRGDLFVCRVAGNFAGDETIASLEYAVAVLSTPLILVLGHDSCGAIDATLKALKDNKPPPGHIPSLVDAIAPAAKAAMQQGGDVLDKAIRQNVTDNVAKVRSAAPILNAAVEQGKLKVVGGTYRLATGTVDLIAQG; translated from the coding sequence ATGTGCCACAGATGCTCTGAATCCCTACAGGACACGATCGTGCCGTCGCGGCGGTCTGCGATGCTGCTTGCCGCCTCGGCGCTTGGCCTCGCGCTCGGTGGCGCGGCCTTCGCCAAGGAAACCAAGACGCCGCCGAAGCCACAGAACGTGCTGTCGCCCGACGCGGCGTTGAAGCGGCTGATGGAGGGTAACGCGCGTTACGTCGACGGCGTGTCGCGGCGCCACGACTTCAGGCACGAGCGCGAGGCGCTGGCCAGTGGCCAGAACCCGTTTGCTGCCGTGTTGAGCTGTGCCGACTCGCGTATCGCGCCTGAATATGCCTTCGATACCGGCCGCGGCGATCTCTTCGTCTGCCGCGTCGCCGGAAATTTTGCCGGCGACGAGACCATCGCTAGCCTGGAATACGCGGTGGCCGTGCTCAGCACGCCGCTGATCCTTGTCCTCGGCCATGACAGTTGCGGCGCTATCGACGCGACGCTAAAGGCGCTTAAGGACAACAAACCACCGCCGGGACACATTCCCTCGCTGGTCGATGCGATAGCGCCCGCCGCCAAGGCGGCGATGCAGCAGGGTGGGGACGTCCTCGACAAGGCGATCCGGCAGAACGTGACCGACAACGTTGCGAAAGTGAGATCGGCCGCGCCGATCCTCAATGCAGCCGTGGAACAGGGCAAGCTCAAGGTCGTGGGCGGCACCTACCGTCTCGCGACGGGGACGGTCGATCTGATCGCGCAGGGCTGA